TTTCACTGCAGGCGGCTAGTGAAATGACCAAGCTTGCCATCGCGGCAAATAAGATCCAACGAGACTTGGATCTCGAGGGCCGGCGAGCTAGAGGCTGGCAGGGATTGGGGTTGTGACGAATGAGGTGTGTCATAAATGTCTATTGGGGTTGTGGTTTCTAGAAACAAAGAACCCACCGCAGCTTTGGGCCGGGGCGGGTTCTTTGAGGTGAGTGACTTAGGCAGGTGCCTTGGTCATTTCATTATGACATAAAATCTCAGCAAATTGTGTTTATCGTGATCACTTTACAAAAATACGCAGTTTCGATAGATCGTATATGCCTGCAGCCATGCTCTACCATGCATCGCAGCAAGATTGCTGAACAATGACTGAGGACAATTATGACCATGACTTCGAGGAGGTTCCTCCGGATGCATCTGGTATGATCGAGGGCTTGCGTGCCGGCGGCTACAGCCTTGCCACAGCTTTGGCTGACATAATCGACAATAGCATCACAGCTGGTTCTCGGAATGTGTGGTTGCGCATGGAGTGGGAAGGAGACGATTCATGGATCTCGATTACCGATGATGGCCGTGGTATGGCTGAGGATGAGCTGAAGCAGGCTATGCGCCTAGCTTCAACCCATCCGTTGGAGCAACGGGATGAGCGCGATCTGGGACGCTTTGGCCTCGGGCTGAAGACGGCATCATTCTCCCAAGCTAGAAGGCTGACTGTGCTTTCGAGAGTCAAGGGTGGTCACGATGCGCTGAGAAGGTGGGACCTTGATCATCTAGCCCGCCCAGACGTCCAAGGCTGGCAGCTGCTGCGGACCCCCCATAAGAATACCGGGGCCAAGCTAAACCAACTCGATGATCAAAAGCTGGAGTCTGGTACAGTGGTGTTGCTGGAGGAGCTCGACCGAGTTGTGCGTCGTGCCGGGGCGAATCAATTGGATGATTCGTCGGAGAAATATTGGGTCAAACAAGTGGATTGTGTGCGCCAGCATTTAGGAATGGTGTTTCATCGTTTTCTGGAGAGGCAGGGGGCCAGCCGTCTCAAGATTCATATCAATGGCTT
This window of the Candidatus Obscuribacterales bacterium genome carries:
- a CDS encoding ATP-binding protein — its product is MTEDNYDHDFEEVPPDASGMIEGLRAGGYSLATALADIIDNSITAGSRNVWLRMEWEGDDSWISITDDGRGMAEDELKQAMRLASTHPLEQRDERDLGRFGLGLKTASFSQARRLTVLSRVKGGHDALRRWDLDHLARPDVQGWQLLRTPHKNTGAKLNQLDDQKLESGTVVLLEELDRVVRRAGANQLDDSSEKYWVKQVDCVRQHLGMVFHRFLERQGASRLKIHING